The following are from one region of the Saccharomyces kudriavzevii IFO 1802 strain IFO1802 genome assembly, chromosome: 12 genome:
- the SWC7 gene encoding Swc7p (similar to Saccharomyces cerevisiae SWC7 (YLR385C); ancestral locus Anc_4.241) translates to MDCPSNIVLLLLQIILRRQQILAHRDKTLNLQELLMEPIIDNDILTEFKTHKLVQLYGPQYYRDISLRGLKTMVTDIFAEEIPKAEQSSETDEPTTVVTLANHYYAQRIDELQKTEIPQLKELLLKKLEDV, encoded by the coding sequence ATGGATTGCCCTTCAAACATCGTGCTATTGCTGCTGCAAATAATTTTACGGCGGCAACAAATTCTAGCACATCGGGACAAGACACTTAATCTGCAAGAGCTGCTAATGGAACCCATCATCGATAATGACATACTCACAGAATTCAAGACGCACAAGTTGGTCCAATTGTATGGTCCCCAATACTACCGTGACATATCCCTGAGAGGTCTCAAGACAATGGTAACGGATATTTTTGCAGAAGAAATCCCCAAAGCTGAGCAGTCATCAGAAACAGACGAACCAACAACCGTGGTGACGCTGGCCAACCATTATTATGCTCAAAGGATCGACGAACTACAGAAGACAGAAATACCTCAGTTGAAAGAGCTGTTGCTTAAGAAGCTGGAGGACGTATAA